In Terriglobia bacterium, a genomic segment contains:
- a CDS encoding arsenate reductase ArsC: MQATAGKITVLFLCTGNSCRSQMAEGWARRLKGDVIEPYSAGIVAQGLNPSAVKVMAEAGVDISGHRSKLLAELIDIPFDYVVTVCDDANEPCPVFPGKARRFHAGFADPPRLAKNAGTEEEALSHYRRVRDEIRAFVEKLPEALTGDC, encoded by the coding sequence ATGCAGGCGACAGCTGGAAAAATCACGGTCCTGTTTCTCTGCACCGGCAACTCATGCAGGAGCCAAATGGCGGAAGGCTGGGCACGCCGGCTCAAGGGCGACGTGATTGAGCCTTATTCTGCGGGAATAGTGGCCCAGGGATTGAATCCCAGCGCCGTAAAGGTTATGGCCGAAGCCGGCGTGGACATATCAGGCCATCGCTCCAAACTCCTGGCTGAGCTGATCGATATCCCATTCGATTATGTCGTGACCGTTTGTGACGACGCGAACGAGCCTTGCCCGGTATTTCCCGGAAAAGCCAGGCGCTTTCATGCCGGCTTCGCCGATCCTCCCAGGCTGGCGAAGAACGCCGGGACAGAAGAGGAGGCCCTCAGTCACTACCGCCGCGTGCGAGACGAGATTCGCGCATTTGTGGAAAAACTGCCCGAAGCGCTGACAGGGGATTGCTGA
- a CDS encoding metalloregulator ArsR/SmtB family transcription factor: MLPARLDKVLKAAADPTRLRLLNLLRLGSICVCDLQKVLGIPQPTVSRHLAALRHAGLVGDVRKGMRIVYSLVPGITTQIEALHQLLDRCCPEDAVMRADIVRFRGAVAAGTCRLETADSEDSAPGAQLEGNLA; this comes from the coding sequence ATGCTTCCTGCTAGATTGGACAAAGTGCTTAAAGCTGCGGCCGATCCTACCCGCCTGCGCCTGCTGAATCTGCTTCGCCTTGGCAGCATCTGCGTGTGCGATCTGCAGAAGGTGCTGGGGATTCCACAGCCCACTGTTTCACGCCACCTGGCAGCCTTGAGGCATGCGGGATTAGTCGGCGATGTGCGCAAGGGAATGCGGATCGTTTATTCCCTCGTTCCCGGGATAACGACTCAAATTGAGGCACTGCACCAACTTCTGGACCGCTGCTGCCCGGAAGATGCCGTGATGCGGGCCGATATTGTGCGGTTCCGTGGGGCCGTTGCTGCCGGCACTTGTCGGCTGGAGACAGCTGACAGCGAGGATTCTGCTCCCGGAGCGCAATTGGAGGGAAACCTGGCTTGA
- a CDS encoding OsmC family protein, with protein MSRTASYYTTVQWKGEHWGHIRMGNGPEMDFSAPPDAHGHAGVLTPEDAFVAAANTCVMMMFIWAAERFKLDLVSYECGAEGTKLTELDRTEIFTRVALRPRIVVRAGRQAREATLKHVQRALESAVKYSLVANSLKSEIIIEPEIEIIC; from the coding sequence ATGTCTCGCACGGCCTCTTATTACACGACGGTCCAATGGAAGGGAGAACATTGGGGCCATATCCGGATGGGGAACGGACCCGAGATGGACTTCTCCGCCCCGCCTGATGCGCATGGCCACGCCGGGGTTCTCACTCCCGAAGACGCCTTCGTGGCGGCTGCCAACACCTGCGTCATGATGATGTTCATCTGGGCAGCGGAACGCTTCAAGCTGGACCTCGTGTCCTACGAATGTGGCGCAGAGGGCACCAAGTTGACCGAGCTCGACCGTACGGAGATCTTCACGCGCGTCGCGCTGCGTCCCCGGATCGTTGTGCGCGCGGGTCGCCAGGCACGGGAAGCCACACTCAAGCATGTTCAGAGAGCCCTGGAAAGCGCGGTGAAATACAGCCTGGTGGCGAACTCACTCAAGTCGGAGATCATCATCGAACCCGAAATCGAGATCATTTGTTAA
- a CDS encoding NAD(P)H-dependent oxidoreductase: MRVFVVYWHPEPQSFNAAMFHTACETLTAAGHEVRTSDLHKMRFDPVSSRKNFTTVKDPNYLRLQIEERYATETNGFSEEIESEIRKIEWCELMIWQFPLWWFALPAVLKGWVDRVLAMGRTYGGGRIYQSGVFGGKRALLSLTTGGPEDAYRKGAFNGDIAGILRPIHRGILQFVGFDVLAPQIVYGPVRSTDEQRRQALATYAERLQTIGLESPIDVGIY, translated from the coding sequence GTGAGAGTATTCGTCGTCTATTGGCATCCAGAGCCGCAGAGCTTTAACGCTGCAATGTTCCACACGGCTTGTGAGACATTGACGGCTGCGGGACATGAGGTTCGAACTTCCGACCTGCATAAGATGCGCTTCGATCCAGTTTCCAGTCGGAAGAACTTCACCACGGTCAAGGACCCGAACTACCTCAGACTGCAGATCGAAGAAAGGTACGCCACTGAAACGAACGGGTTTTCGGAGGAGATTGAGTCCGAGATTCGGAAGATCGAGTGGTGTGAGCTGATGATCTGGCAGTTCCCGCTTTGGTGGTTCGCATTGCCGGCAGTTCTCAAAGGGTGGGTTGATCGTGTTCTTGCAATGGGACGCACTTATGGTGGTGGTCGGATTTACCAGTCCGGCGTTTTTGGCGGAAAGCGGGCGCTACTGTCCCTGACCACAGGTGGACCGGAAGACGCTTATCGCAAAGGCGCATTCAACGGAGACATCGCTGGAATATTACGTCCGATTCACCGAGGCATTTTGCAGTTCGTCGGTTTCGACGTACTGGCGCCACAGATCGTCTACGGGCCCGTTCGCTCGACTGACGAACAGCGAAGACAGGCTTTGGCGACCTATGCCGAGCGCCTTCAGACGATCGGTTTGGAGTCCCCCATTGATGTTGGCATATATTGA
- a CDS encoding putative zinc-binding protein, which produces MPELPKRKIGLVSCSGEEMAEGTVTRLATLQVLETLRSDETVTICLPLFLAGGEGDRAFARFYPTIAIDGCDKRCAARGTEMYSSKPASSIVVSELCPAGAGELGTARHLNEAGMAAVNAVAAEIARQVDRLLGTRSDRSQGAFTVDGPAVKEEVPGAATCSCASGIPVKVLDINGRKVEILALPLILEMFREAGKPAIDETAAEMLETVRLYNQIPEGEDASWKLVLGREYASYCAEGS; this is translated from the coding sequence ATGCCTGAATTGCCGAAGCGAAAGATCGGCCTTGTATCGTGTTCAGGCGAAGAAATGGCCGAGGGGACGGTCACCCGGCTCGCCACGCTCCAGGTCCTGGAGACCTTGCGGTCGGACGAGACAGTCACGATCTGTCTCCCGCTCTTCCTTGCCGGGGGAGAAGGGGATCGTGCCTTTGCACGCTTCTACCCGACGATTGCGATCGACGGCTGTGATAAGCGCTGTGCCGCCCGGGGCACGGAAATGTACAGTTCGAAACCGGCCTCAAGCATCGTAGTAAGCGAACTCTGTCCTGCCGGTGCAGGAGAACTCGGAACGGCGCGGCATCTGAACGAGGCAGGCATGGCCGCAGTGAACGCAGTCGCAGCGGAGATTGCACGGCAGGTTGACCGGCTGCTCGGTACCCGCAGTGATAGGAGCCAAGGCGCATTCACAGTGGACGGTCCTGCAGTTAAGGAAGAAGTGCCTGGCGCTGCAACCTGCTCCTGCGCCTCGGGGATTCCTGTCAAAGTCCTCGATATTAATGGGCGAAAAGTTGAGATCCTCGCGTTGCCGCTGATTCTCGAAATGTTCCGCGAGGCTGGAAAGCCTGCAATCGATGAAACGGCGGCGGAGATGCTCGAGACTGTGCGTCTTTATAATCAGATCCCCGAGGGCGAAGATGCCTCCTGGAAGCTGGTGCTCGGCCGCGAATACGCATCGTACTGCGCGGAGGGCAGTTGA
- the arsB gene encoding ACR3 family arsenite efflux transporter — protein MSQAAEEVSPKRLNVFERYLSLWVGACMIVGVILGKLMPDSIDALRRMEFGQGSQINIPIAVLIWLMIIPMMMKVDFAAIRNVGKRPRGLFVTLFVNWLVKPFSMALVAWLFFRFIFSLWISPAEADQYIAGCIILAAAPCTAMVFVWSYLTDGDPAYTLVQVSVNDLIMLVLFAPIVRFLVSGASSLDVPFRVLLYAVAIFIVIPLAVGVILRHWFIRRKGAEWFEKILLPRFAPVSMTALLATLVLIFGFQADNITQKYLHVLLIAVPILIQVYFNASLTYGLMRLFRVSYSVAAPGALIGASNFFELAVATAIALFGPGSGAALATVVGVLIEVPVMLSVCSVCNRTRHWFRAAQPAS, from the coding sequence ATGAGTCAAGCAGCCGAAGAGGTTAGTCCAAAGCGGCTTAACGTTTTCGAGAGGTATCTGAGTCTATGGGTCGGCGCGTGCATGATCGTGGGCGTCATCCTCGGCAAGCTCATGCCGGATTCCATTGATGCTTTGAGACGGATGGAATTCGGCCAGGGAAGCCAGATAAACATTCCGATCGCGGTGCTGATCTGGCTCATGATCATACCCATGATGATGAAGGTCGACTTTGCCGCCATCCGCAATGTCGGCAAACGACCCCGAGGGCTTTTCGTGACCTTGTTTGTCAACTGGTTGGTAAAGCCCTTTTCCATGGCACTTGTTGCGTGGCTGTTTTTTCGCTTTATCTTTTCATTGTGGATTTCCCCGGCGGAGGCAGATCAATACATCGCCGGCTGCATCATTCTGGCGGCCGCACCCTGCACAGCAATGGTGTTTGTCTGGAGCTACCTCACGGACGGAGATCCCGCCTACACGTTAGTTCAGGTGTCGGTAAATGACCTGATCATGCTGGTTCTGTTCGCGCCGATCGTTCGATTTCTGGTCAGCGGCGCTTCCTCGCTTGATGTACCGTTCCGGGTCCTCCTCTACGCTGTCGCAATTTTTATCGTAATCCCCCTGGCCGTCGGTGTCATCTTGCGGCACTGGTTCATTCGCAGAAAAGGCGCCGAATGGTTCGAGAAAATCCTGCTGCCGCGGTTTGCGCCCGTCAGTATGACGGCGCTGCTGGCGACACTTGTGTTGATATTCGGATTCCAGGCCGACAACATTACCCAGAAATACCTGCATGTCCTCCTGATTGCGGTGCCGATTCTCATACAGGTTTATTTCAATGCTTCGCTGACATACGGACTGATGCGCCTTTTCAGGGTTTCTTACTCGGTGGCCGCTCCAGGCGCGCTGATCGGGGCGAGCAACTTTTTCGAACTGGCGGTCGCAACCGCCATTGCCCTCTTCGGGCCCGGCTCGGGAGCGGCTCTCGCGACAGTCGTCGGAGTCCTCATCGAGGTGCCGGTCATGCTGTCCGTCTGCTCTGTCTGCAATCGGACTCGCCACTGGTTTAGAGCGGCTCAGCCGGCGAGCTAG
- a CDS encoding glycine cleavage system protein H: MLEVTVDKFIFRVPETLLFSEAGIWVAVEESRARLGLSDFVQQVNGDIAFAKVAAAGTELQVGDEFGSIETVKVNVSLASPVKGRILEANPQLQEFPEAINQDPYGRGWMVVIKLRDWEKDKAGLLDAPRYLKCVKEQAEVELKK, encoded by the coding sequence ATGCTTGAAGTAACGGTCGACAAGTTTATCTTCCGGGTTCCCGAAACGCTCCTCTTCAGTGAAGCGGGAATCTGGGTAGCCGTGGAAGAATCACGCGCGCGCCTGGGGCTGTCCGATTTTGTCCAGCAGGTGAACGGCGATATCGCCTTCGCCAAGGTCGCGGCTGCCGGCACCGAACTCCAAGTCGGGGACGAGTTCGGAAGCATCGAAACGGTCAAAGTGAATGTGAGTCTGGCGTCTCCCGTGAAGGGGAGAATCTTGGAGGCTAATCCGCAGTTGCAGGAGTTTCCGGAAGCCATCAATCAGGATCCCTACGGCAGAGGGTGGATGGTGGTCATAAAACTCCGGGACTGGGAGAAGGACAAAGCTGGACTGCTTGACGCGCCGCGTTACCTCAAATGCGTGAAGGAACAGGCTGAGGTGGAGTTGAAGAAATGA
- a CDS encoding putative zinc-binding protein has product MTRKALIVPCSGIGKTYGSVAREGAYIVTEDLRPKSTRLVPLALVVLGVEEVQQTLAGSPAIAIDGCKLACAARVVAESGGTVVHALQVLDVYRRHRDLKSAGIAKLNAAGQQLAKALADEVSGLVDGIAAEEANA; this is encoded by the coding sequence ATGACGCGCAAGGCGCTGATCGTACCCTGCAGCGGCATCGGCAAGACCTACGGTAGCGTCGCGCGCGAGGGCGCGTACATAGTCACCGAGGATCTCCGTCCGAAAAGCACCCGGCTTGTGCCGCTTGCGCTCGTCGTTCTTGGAGTCGAAGAAGTGCAACAGACGCTGGCCGGATCCCCGGCCATCGCCATCGACGGCTGCAAGCTTGCGTGTGCCGCCAGGGTGGTTGCCGAGTCGGGCGGAACCGTGGTACATGCCCTCCAGGTGCTCGATGTCTATCGCAGGCACCGCGATTTGAAGTCGGCCGGAATCGCGAAACTCAATGCGGCCGGGCAGCAACTCGCGAAGGCCCTCGCAGATGAGGTGTCCGGTCTGGTGGATGGAATCGCAGCGGAGGAGGCCAATGCCTGA
- a CDS encoding metalloregulator ArsR/SmtB family transcription factor, with product MQIMKAEDADVAHYAQVLSAMGTEPRLRIMRLLLSAYPHGMIVMDIQARLGIPGSTLSHHLEKLKSVGLARVHREHTCLWYSANTEILQDLLAFLFEECCSRSGAVKAEKIFLKCK from the coding sequence ATGCAAATTATGAAAGCCGAAGACGCTGATGTGGCTCACTATGCCCAGGTGTTGTCCGCCATGGGAACGGAGCCGCGGCTCCGGATCATGAGGCTTCTCCTATCGGCATACCCCCACGGTATGATCGTGATGGACATCCAGGCCAGGCTTGGAATTCCAGGTTCCACACTTTCTCACCACCTCGAAAAACTCAAAAGTGTGGGCCTGGCCAGGGTTCACAGAGAACACACTTGCCTCTGGTATTCTGCAAATACTGAAATCCTGCAGGATCTGTTGGCGTTTCTGTTCGAGGAGTGCTGTTCCAGGAGCGGTGCCGTTAAGGCGGAGAAGATATTTCTGAAGTGCAAATAG
- a CDS encoding TRC40/GET3/ArsA family transport-energizing ATPase, translating into MRLLLFSGKGGVGKSSLAAATGIRLAQLGYRTLVMSVDPAHSLADAFDLPIALFHGQTADPYLIDDRLWIHEVNIQREIRRYWREISAYVVSVLRTTGIEEVEAEELAILPGMEELTAMMYVNQYRREQSYDVVILDCAPTAESMRFVSMPTTLDWYMKHIFPFQRSLLKAVRPIANRVAPIELPPDNYFVNIQKLFERLEGVDLLLEDPEITSVRLVTNPEKMVLRETQRAFVYFSLHGLTVDTVIVNRVLPDEVRDVFFSEWHSSQDRILAEIHEYFAPVPIKQAPIFPYEVLGHRRLEELAEAIYSTGEDPAAVTCTSRPYHFLKHDGWYEVQLQLPFATKAEVGLFKKGDELVVEVGSIRRHVGLPTSMAGLAPARARLENRRLTIELREPAH; encoded by the coding sequence ATGCGTTTGCTTCTCTTCAGTGGAAAAGGGGGCGTGGGCAAGAGCAGCCTTGCCGCGGCCACGGGCATCCGTCTCGCTCAGCTGGGTTATCGGACGCTCGTTATGAGCGTCGATCCTGCTCACAGCCTCGCCGACGCCTTTGATCTTCCGATCGCCTTGTTTCACGGCCAGACAGCCGACCCTTACTTGATCGATGATAGGCTGTGGATCCATGAAGTCAACATCCAGAGGGAGATCAGGAGGTACTGGCGGGAGATTTCGGCTTACGTCGTGTCGGTCCTGAGAACCACCGGCATCGAGGAAGTGGAGGCCGAGGAACTCGCCATCCTCCCTGGCATGGAAGAACTCACCGCAATGATGTATGTAAATCAGTACCGGCGCGAGCAAAGCTACGACGTAGTGATTCTCGACTGCGCGCCGACGGCAGAGTCGATGCGTTTCGTCAGCATGCCCACGACGCTGGACTGGTACATGAAACACATCTTCCCGTTCCAGCGCAGTCTTCTCAAAGCCGTCAGACCAATTGCCAATCGTGTCGCACCGATCGAGCTCCCGCCGGACAACTATTTTGTCAATATCCAGAAGCTGTTCGAACGTCTCGAAGGAGTGGACCTGCTGCTGGAGGATCCCGAAATCACAAGCGTTCGCCTTGTCACTAATCCGGAAAAGATGGTCTTGCGGGAGACGCAACGCGCTTTTGTCTACTTCTCCCTTCACGGCTTGACGGTGGACACCGTGATCGTGAACCGCGTGCTGCCGGATGAAGTCCGCGACGTCTTCTTTTCCGAATGGCACAGCTCCCAGGACCGAATCCTGGCTGAGATTCACGAGTATTTCGCGCCGGTCCCGATAAAGCAGGCGCCCATCTTTCCCTACGAGGTACTCGGCCACCGGCGATTGGAGGAGCTGGCGGAAGCGATATATTCGACGGGTGAGGATCCGGCAGCCGTTACCTGCACCAGCAGGCCTTACCACTTCCTGAAGCACGACGGCTGGTATGAGGTGCAGCTGCAGCTTCCGTTTGCCACCAAGGCAGAAGTCGGGCTCTTCAAGAAGGGCGACGAACTGGTGGTCGAGGTGGGCAGCATACGAAGACATGTCGGCCTGCCGACCTCAATGGCCGGGCTGGCACCGGCCCGGGCCCGGTTGGAGAACAGGCGTCTGACCATCGAGTTGAGAGAGCCTGCACATTGA